ccttcttgcataagaacacatccgagaccttgatgagatacatcacaatagatagaaaagttcttgctcaaatctagCAAAACCAATACTGGGGTTGTAGTCAACATCTttttcaattcttcaaagttagcctggcacttttcagaccacacaaacttagcattcttctccaatagagctatcataggcttggcaagtttagaaaaccttctatgaaccttctgtagtatccagtcaatcccaagaaactttgaatctctcccacatcgatTGGTGGTTTCCagttcaacacatctctcaccttgcttggatctactgctattccaccattagagacaacatggcctaggaaagaaacttccttcaaccaaaattcacacttgcttcgcttagcatacaacttgagTTCCTTGAgattttgcaagaccaaccttagatgttcagcatgctcttcttccattttggagaataccaatatatcatcaataaataccaccacaaacttatccaaaaattccatgaacaccttattcatcaagtacataaagtatgcaggtgcattggtcaatccaaaggacataacagtgtactcatacaaaccatacctcgtagtaaaagctatcgtgggtatgtcagttgcatgaatcttcaactaataataaccagaacgaagatcaatcttagagaaaacacaagcacccctcaactgatcaaacaagtcgtcaattctaggtagcgggtacttgttcttgatagtaacctcatttagggaccgataatccacacacattctctgggtaccatccttcttgtcaacaaatataaccaaTGCTCAcctccccaaggtgaggaactaggatGAATAAAACATTTCTCCTATAACtctatttgtttcttaagttcctctagttcattaacccccattctatatggatgcttagctataggtgcagttccaggtaataattcaataataaactcaatgtcacggtcaggtggcatacctggcaagtcatcggggaacacatccgaaaactcatccactactgggtcctccttgttgacgcGATCATCAAGCTAGTTCACTGTTGCTGTCGGTTGGGCTTGTACTACAACATCGACACTAATTTTGTCCCCATTTGGCATGGTcgcaacaactaccttctcctaaCACTGAATTACTACCTGGTTttgcttcatccaatccatacctagaatcacatcaatgccagatgttctcaacacaatagggcacactttgaactctaccccccttaaagatagactagttggaagacaacgataagaagcttgcatactacctcctggtgagtttactaatatgggattttgcatggcacaaaagggtatgctatgcgttctaacaaatgcttgtgatatgaaagaatgcggagctccagaataaaaaagaacagtggcatGAGTGGAATTGACTTcaaacgtaccgagcatgacttctggttccgcaaGCGCCGTCTCTGTAGACACCTGATTCACCTTTCCCGTGTTGGATACTGTCTTTTGAGGTGTTCCCTTTTGATTACTATGCTGACCCTAGGGTGTTAGCTGATTCTGCTTTCTAGGGAAATGGTTggcataatgcccaacttctccacaatgatagcatacgttgggggtgctaggtgcactggtcttcatgggagtaTTATTAGGTGCTTCCTGTCGTGGTGTCTGCTAGCGACTCTGCTACTGGGGACGTTGATTGCTATTCTACTGCTGGTACGGTGGACATTGCTGGTTCTAGTTATGATTCGACTGATTAGGTGGTCCCTAGtacctctgctggaagccttACTGAGGGTTGGTGCATGGACGAGTATTGCTTCTAGAGGCCTGTCcatgaagcctcctcttcttagcctccatctctttgcacttattgtcaataacaatagcatgATTTACCAGCATCtagaaattggggtatgtattggacacaagctggagttgcagaccatcatataaacccttgagaaagcggtgttgcttatcagcatcatcagccacctcattcggagcgTAACATGACAGCTGAGCAAATTTGTCATGATACGCAGCTACCGACATAGACCCTTGTTTCAAAGCCTAGAATTCCTCCTGCtttagctctatcaatccttcaggtatgtggtagtatatgaaattctctctaaattcctgctaggtgataggaggagcattagtgggacgtccatacttgaatgcctcccaccagtcttgagcttctccctggagttaTCCTGACGTGTACAACACTTCTGCTGGTTGTCGCACtgtgctatgttgagttgcttttccactgcatgaagccaatcatctgcttttagtggatcagtggcatgagaaaacaccgggggtggcccttcaagaattcaccacgcttgtcatgCGGTGCCCCACCAACTGGTTGATTCTGCTAATTCTGCACTAGAGATTGCATAAGTTATGTCGGCACTGCTAGAAGctgctcaatagtaggtggcggtggtggtcgtggaaattgtaacaccctaaaatttgcatgattttaaaataggagaaatgatttaattatgcattttgtgagcatttaaatttagaaaataaaaactttgttaaaattaaaaccaaatataaggtATACATACATGTTGTGCATTCATGCtaatgcatatttattttgtgatgcttgggtttgatcaaaatttgcaaaagaatttgaatttggttgggatttggatttgaaaatgaaaTTGAAAAAAGGGAGAatttcttcctctccttcgtctTTTGGCCCGAGCGGCCTAGCTTTCCTCGCTCAGCCTTCTTTCCCACCGCGCCTCCACTCTTCTCACCCTGTTGGCCCAGTTGGCCATTTCCCTACAGCACGGCTCCGCTCTTCCTCTCTTGCGGCCCATTCCAGCAGGTCACATCACAACATGCCAGCCCAGTCGAGCCGCGTCGCCCGTGCTCTCCTCTCTCCCACTTGGTTTCGCTGATGAGCCGGCCCCAATATCAGCTGCATCGTCTTCCACCTCATGATCATCTCCTTCATGGACTCTCCCTGTGCCAGGATTCTGCAACCGACCCGACGCCGCCCCGACTCCGCCTTGGTGTGCGATCCAAGCTGTTTCGCTCCCATAAATACCAAGCCCAGTGTCCCACCGCCTCCATCAAGTCGCCAAAGCCGCTtcacctcatcctaggctcacAGCGTCGCCGCTAGCCCTAGCCGCCACCACCGAGTTCAATCCATCGAAGCCACGCGTCGCTTCCATCCGCTCCACGCCGCTGTAAGTTGCCTAGTCGAGTTCGtcttgttcttcttttcttcctgTGCTTGATTCATCCAGCCGAGGTCCGTAGGCCATATTCCATGCGTGTCGCCCGCCTCTAGCCATGGCGCCACCATCGGAGCACGCCGTCAACACACCGGTGTTTTTCCCCCGCCTGATCTAATCTGCTCCGTCCTATCATGATCTGACGGTGGAAATCAACCCATACCGATTCGCCTGGCCTTTttgcaaacaagcccctagagttTTCTATGTGTTAACCCATGGTCCAAAGTGTATTCctaaaatacgttttcttcttctgaaaacatagtttcttcggttagatccaaaattcgttttcatctatttacagttttgccactaatcttgttttacccataaaatctttgttttaactccgatttgatccgctcaagttgcgttaggttcgtaattgagtaatctacatgttcatactactgttaagtatgttttcaacttttaaaattcaaggttagatttaatctattattgtaataaaggaaatattgtttaattcataacttctccgttttagctccaatttttatgatcttcgcatctgtgtgttcatagcaagacgtagattcattttacaaacatttcttcttgattttatgctgttggtgtacaATTCTAATCTATAATCATTGTTtcctatgcatgattgcttctggatgcctgtatgttgctgtgattatcgagtatagacggtgagcaattcgtgggtgattaAGAGTACTACTTTCACGAGCAGGATTAGCAGGAACACTttgtttaagacaagtatagcatgggatcatccttgtttcctatcaactttaatacatttaattcatgttgcatgtgtcaccttgaataggatttccctagaattgaacttataccttgtctcctatgggatatgcattgggtagctttgctagtgctcaactaaaccatgatcctgtaacttgactaatggtatatgcaataaacgttaaaacttgactttttagcaacttggaaaaagGGGGCTGGAgcgtttagctactttctaaatgctttagattcctctccataaggacttatctgtaagcgaacatctaggacttacagtacagctatgagggctacatggctctagctttagcttagtatgaggacctttttagcttgttagaggttacctttatggcataagaatggcttgtcgaatcgggtataggatagcctctactcttatgtgtatagccatgatgaaaTTGTGTCATtcgatagggggttcctatatctgtttgttgagtgaatctaatggccctaacttgttagacgaacctttgaaaggcttcatagtgaaccctgtctgctcaccttagaagtgttttgggagtaattagcCCGGGCacatgggtatcatgactcacagtgaatgtgtacaacctttgtagagtgtaaaactggtatatcagtcgtgctcacagtcacgagcggccttggaccgtTATGGAATAGATGctcactaagaattatccatttatgctattcattattcatgtttacattgatcatgtgttttacttttgggttaaaacaacttgttgctactcttatgctaaaattatgacaattaaaagctgaatgctgttaaacctgtgtcaagccttttaagcctcatgaaccctatgttacacttgttgagtatgacacgtacttatgcttgtttacttttattatttggataaaaatcctggatgggtaatagatggctatggtaatgacaactttcctgaggattactagacttgtggtcaaccagttgatgtccctatgatatggagcttctgcaagagattttttttctttatacttccgctacatttatgtgaagactctgtcttattatacgtgatgtaataaacacttatgatggtactatctataatttgtcgacttatgtgtgtgactgatctctgggcgcacataagattatgcattccattttattcttaaaatcgggtgtgacaattggattaatagaatgagagttaTAGCTATTTTACTATGCTGTTATTTTTCTGCTCACAAGGAattccagatttcttgttcttgccccaacacaagagtatcattgggatgtcaaaacatcttgatactagttagctcatttggaagaaggtgcaagctaccctttttgtgtcccctagttgatcttttcttaaggggggtagccaagttgaaggattTGTAAGATGAAGTTTCTTACATTCTAGCGCTTCATTTGGAAGTATCAGGTATCTCTGGGGTTTGGTCTTCCCTTGTCTCTATTGCCATCAATCCTATCTTGTCATCTCTTGAACCTACAATTAAGGATGTTATGAATGACTGAGTTCTAATTCATACATGTTGAAAATAGATGGttgctaccaggagaagtgcttcgcATGATGAACGAAGGAATcctgccaattctaatccaccgccaTCAAATCCCCCttctatagagcaagctttgatgacgcagactcagttattacagactattgctcaaagtgtgttgaaCAACCCGCATCAAGCACCACAtattgacaagcgtggtgaatttatgaagggacatccaccgacattctctcatacaagcaaaccactagaagctgatgacatGGGATTGAGATATCTAATAACTATATATGGTTCTATGGAGTCTTAGGAAATCCCAACAAAatactaagcatgacaagaaggtttggattaaAGACAGTTAATTGGAATCcactcaaagatgtgagagaaactcaaagtttttaataatgaggtttggttagaggttcaagggaagtttatccaaaaccatcaagatattgatagtgtTACTGGAGAAGGTTTAAGTttagatcaagagacctcagctaagtttttgaaggagtaaaaaaagagaggttgaagtaaaacctaagtattagctttgccaaatccggacaagagctttatatccactaggatgcaccctatcaaggtgtgggatgtgtccttatgcaagaagaaaagtagtggcttgttcattaagtcaactaaggaagcgtgagttgaactacctaacatgttatctggagttatccattgtaaagcatggaagtactatctaCTGGGGCATAACAAGTGACATTtaggtggatcacaagaatctaatgGACATTTTCACTAAGTTGATTATGAGCTTGTGACATCATGTTGgattgaagcaatcaaggttttatgacttggaaaagtgctatcacttggagaagcaaaagtcgttGTCAATGTCTTTAGCAAGggagagttatgctaagaagattcggACGACACCATGGACTTAGAATTGTATTTGAGAGTTGAGCAACTTGACCCGAGCATATAAAGTTATTAATATTTTGAAGTTGGTGATAGAACCTATTTTGGATCAAGAAAGTAAGGAGGCTCcattggaaggtgaatattttaagaaagagaattgatagtATAGACTAAAAAGGAaaagtggcctagtgattggagttacctgagtattaTTTGGAGTATctgtcaaaattttggaattagtaGAGCAAGTTACTTAGAGTAaggttaacaggtatgcaaagtaaagaagGATCCAAAGGCGGAACACCTACATCTCTTTGATCAccatcatccgaatctcgaggacgagattcatcttaaggggggtagaatagtaacaccctaaaatttgcatcaatttaaaataggtaaatttgatttatttatgtattttgtgagcatttaaatttagaaaaataataattttgttaaaaataaaatcaaatataaggtctacatacatgtttgtGCTTTCATGTTGATGCATACTTAtttttgtgatgcttgggttGATCAATAGAcaaagcattgtctattgatttTACCTCTATTTGTGGCAATATGTGAGATTTATCATCctgagctcacatatggtgtgtatcttgttttgttcttaaaactaggtgctatagttttgttgtagaaaagagacatgaggctatgcaaaagttattcataaaaagaaaaataaaaagaagaaaaggtTGAAAAATAATagacaagtgttcgagatatctaaaacaatgggtactcagatgcctgccagaaaaaaagagatgaataagatagcccatgttctctagcaaatgttttcaagtttcaaaagagagataagttttcaaggagcaaagtagaattaggattagccaccatatattccacatacatgcacatcttgatttgattgtatgactcaactctctttggatctattgtttgactttataatatatgcattgcaagtatgctctagctttctccctacctatgaactccacataagccttagtagaAGGAAGAGAAacggcataacatctttattgccttggtgagaatccacaaataccacatatattgagagacttgagagagtcatacaatggaatatctgagttttattttgaaaacttataaaaactccagaacaatggttgaacaaagaatttgagacaaagtgcttgacttgatcgttctgtctttcaattactcaagacccaagtgaaggctaagacgccccatggttgaaggtaatatgggtaagtttgaaagacagatcagtttattctaattcggaggagaattcttgtttgaacgcatgtgtacttttgaggcatgaaaatattgtagcaactcctgatccattgttgagtttagctttgctcagggactagcaaaggttaagcttgggggagcttgttgacggccACTaataccaattataaaccatcaacataacctacatttatacttaattccatcaccaaacataggaataggggtttaaactaatggattccacaagttttggtacatatttatatgcaggaggatttatctagaaaacagctcccgagaccactgtcatacactccaaacaagcaaaccgatgacaacaagtgattcaacccgtgAAAACTACAAAAGCCAACTCTAGAAGGTTTCATAGGACACCACGTCGAAGCTTGGGTCAAATGGCCACAATAGTGGGCCAGCCGGCCCACAAGGGGGCCGCTCGGCTTTCCACGGAGCCTGCTCGTCCTCTGCCACCTCGTACTCCTTCCTATGATCTACATCGTTGATTATAACGCAGTTttaggtcggttcatccaacaatgatcgagggagttgacgtggcgattccttgccccctactccaccttgattccttgccccctactccaccttggcctatatatagcaacccctatccctccctagagccatctaggaaatcctaattcatatctctcattcagatcaacacacactaggaggattaggtctagagctctccaatgtagtagattagtagctcgggagtgagggtcgagttgggcccatgctcaagttctggatctagtcttggaggcttgacaaagccttgtatcttcacttctacatcttgtaagacttactatcaattcatcatattcttatctacatggatatatttactttgaatatatatcttgcttagttgaggttatcattacttttgtgtgcgggttcatagagcgcttagcctgctatagTTTAttgattgggctaagtagccgagcctcgtgtaatcaaggtgcttatatgatgctctgcctatgagtacatCCTGTTCTctagttgtgtggtagcagcgggtGGTGACAGTCCCATCTATAATTTGTAGTCCACGCCGAATTGAACAAGTTCTTAAaatgtaggaccatagtcgcgtcagtagagttatctattatggGTGCTCTACTATCTAAGCGGcatcccgaagtgcacaagagtagagttagtcttaactatagtctggtatatatatactttgatcctgtaataagaatatcataggaatctacctcacccgttgttctctCGAGTTGACTAGTTatttatcttagtgatctatcccctgagtgtttTTATGCTTAAATACTATCATTATCTTTACCCCTTACTCTAGCTATGCAGGTATGTTGATGGATAGATATTTTTTATTTACTCAATAAGTCTtcactccattgtttccctgtggtaaaatataaataatgatacctacaatactcctggtaaaatgctacaatggtattatgtgcgcttgcagaatccttcatattctatttgcacttataaataccaacactcttcttaggatgtgtgttaccaacttgctttctggcttgacatgcactacaaagcttatccttctcaaatgtgacattttcaagcctctaacaagatcatgcttaatcaacttgttcaattgtttcattccaatatgaccaagccttctatgccatatccaacccatgctagacttagtgagcaaatatgttgacaattgagcttctctagcattaaaatcaatcaagtatagattctcatatctaaatcctttgaatatcaagttagagccatctacacttatgatctctacatcatccacaccaaatatgcacttgaaatcaagatcacacaattgagctaccgacaataggttgaagttcaagctctctactagtagcacattgaaaatgctcaagtcattggatattgcaatcttaccaagaccattgaccttacctttgccattgtcaccaaatgtgatactatcaatcccattgctctcattttcattaattgaattgaacattcttgaattaccggtcatgtgttgtgttcacccactatcaagcacctaatgcctttctctagctttataattgacctacaaaagaagatcaattctttttaggtacccaaatttgcttgggtccttgaaggttaattactaaggtctttggtacccaaatagatttcttctttgagcccacaataggtgtaccaatgaacttagccttcacaccattcacacccttggtaagcatgtaacaagaatcaaaacaaattgaggatacattagcattgttcttgttcttgttctttatGCAAGATTGCTCTAAGTGTCCTACTtgtttgcatctattgcaaaaactAACCATTGCTCTTCATAAAGCTACCTTTGGGAgtagcaaaggctgccttgcctttcttgggggtatagcccaatccctctttgttaagagagaacctttggctacccaagcactttagcaagcgggcctcaccgccataggccttgcctagggcatgagtgagctcatccacCTCTCTCTCTTGAGAGTCTAATTCTCaactattagtgaggcatcacaagtgaaaccatctcTAGTAGTAGAGGTAGGAGTGGTAGCGGtggtggatgatgagctacaagaagggttagtgagagCAACAACAATAAGTTCATAAAATGATTCTTCAATAATGTCACAAGTTAtgccacatcacatgatactataaccctttccttttcttgttcaagaagcaaggagtgagccttttcaagcttggtgtgagctttatcaagattctcatgggcttccactagcctctcatgagtagcattgagctcatcaaaggattgctcaagagcacTAAACTTCttttgcaattctttgcacttcttgcttttcttgttaATTATTGAATCGGCTTGTTCTAGCATGTTCATTAGTTGTTCATTTgagaattcatcatcatcactatcatttttactttcactatcatcattttcactctcatcatattttacctttgagcccttggccatgaagcatgatggagtgtcaaatagtgaaggcttgtagttgatagcaatgcttgctagaGCCTTCTTCTTAGAtgccttgtcatcatcacttgaatcatcatcggtGGAGGTATCACTATCTCATGTGACACATaggatccacccttcttcttcttcttgaaggtcatcttcttctccttcttttctttctattctttcttgatcttcttcttctcattgtcctcattgtcactattgtatggacattccCCTACAACATGATCAGGACTCTTACACTTGTAGCACAATCTCACATACTCCTTGTTCTTgaagtgatctcttctctttcttgcaccatagcctttcttcttcatcatcttaccaaacttgcgcacaaagagagctagtgcttcatcatcactatcatcattggagcattcctcatcacttgattcttccttcttagccttgcccttgctcttgttcttggaaGATGAAGTgccggccttgaatgccacactcttcttattCTTGTCTTCCTCCTTCAAAAGCTCTTCACCATCACTATTGTATTGGTCCTCGGTCATCACATCACCAAGCACCTCATTTAAAGTGGCATCCTTCAATCCACCTCTAAAGATGATAGTTCTCAATTTCTTGAATCTCTTTGACAAACACATCAAaaacttgtgagagaagtcctcaTCCTTCACATTTTCATCCAAACTCTTGAGATCATTAATGATGACTTgtagccta
This sequence is a window from Miscanthus floridulus cultivar M001 chromosome 10, ASM1932011v1, whole genome shotgun sequence. Protein-coding genes within it:
- the LOC136488532 gene encoding uncharacterized protein → MLGGKPPFFDGTSFDYWKRKMKMYLSSINDTVWDVVENEFVILDPTNLTDNDKINKRCNTMALNTIYNGIDSKVFEQIKDLEKASEVWVRLEETYEGTSTGKSAKLYMLKDKLSNFKMKDDESILEMFYRLQVIINDLKSLDENVKDEDFSHKFLMCLSKRFKKLRTIIFRGGLKDATLNEVLGDVMTEDQYNSDGEELLKEEDKNKKSVAFKAGTSSSKNKSKGKAKKEESSDEECSNDDRECPYNSDNEDNEKKKIKKE